A stretch of Bacillus pseudomycoides DNA encodes these proteins:
- the imm48 gene encoding Imm48 family immunity protein, which yields MKFWEENKDFMNKSIKIANSLVDEVFKIDSNDEQEKQVLGAYLFGMINGLGQEMNINPVEVQGAMIQILSGKMAYSLEIAVQFSQCLINSTDRTFHPTMFAIIHRGLEGYYMYKDGKNNELTRDFQEIIEAVKEES from the coding sequence GTGAAATTTTGGGAAGAAAATAAAGATTTTATGAATAAAAGTATAAAAATTGCGAATAGTCTTGTGGATGAAGTTTTTAAAATTGATAGTAATGATGAACAAGAAAAGCAGGTTCTAGGTGCATATCTCTTTGGAATGATTAATGGTTTAGGACAGGAAATGAATATTAATCCTGTTGAGGTACAAGGTGCTATGATTCAAATATTGAGTGGGAAAATGGCTTATTCTTTAGAGATTGCTGTTCAGTTTAGTCAGTGTCTTATTAATTCTACAGATAGAACTTTTCACCCCACTATGTTTGCTATAATTCATAGGGGATTGGAAGGATACTATATGTATAAAGATGGAAAGAATAATGAATTAACACGAGATTTTCAGGAAATTATTGAAGCTGTCAAGGAAGAAAGCTAA
- a CDS encoding nucleotidyltransferase domain-containing protein, whose protein sequence is MVVEAVEKGGKALLDGAKKVSSKVKEGVSFVASKTKSFADKVGDLWNKGKIKVKTDFIEADKAFRYAIKKLGEYVPKSGRGLAFETESAGKIPSGGKNLLQDAYQYVKDTGERVFGSGEKDVVKGANGLKIPQGLTEEQFSNMSNLLKSEFGNISDDIFVQGSRAGGTAKLTSDIDIGVRVSEEQFEGLVKKNLELQIQVL, encoded by the coding sequence ATGGTCGTAGAAGCAGTAGAGAAAGGCGGAAAAGCCCTTCTTGATGGAGCGAAGAAAGTATCAAGTAAAGTAAAAGAAGGTGTATCTTTCGTTGCTTCTAAAACGAAAAGTTTCGCTGATAAAGTAGGGGACCTATGGAATAAAGGGAAGATAAAGGTTAAAACCGATTTTATAGAAGCAGATAAGGCATTCCGTTATGCTATCAAAAAATTAGGAGAGTATGTGCCGAAATCTGGTAGAGGCCTTGCCTTTGAGACAGAAAGTGCAGGCAAGATTCCTAGTGGAGGAAAGAACCTGCTGCAAGATGCGTATCAGTATGTGAAAGATACTGGTGAGAGGGTTTTTGGTAGTGGTGAGAAGGATGTTGTTAAGGGAGCTAACGGTTTAAAAATTCCTCAGGGATTAACAGAAGAACAGTTTTCCAATATGAGTAACTTATTAAAGAGTGAATTCGGAAACATAAGTGATGATATTTTTGTACAAGGTAGTAGAGCAGGAGGAACTGCAAAATTAACATCAGATATTGATATAGGTGTCCGTGTAAGTGAAGAGCAATTTGAGGGACTTGTAAAAAAAAATTTGGAACTCCAAATCCAGGTTCTGTAA
- a CDS encoding polymorphic toxin type 30 domain-containing protein, translating to MATEFFNVNDSIIAADWTLLNVTPIGRIGKGIKYVGKKAGKALLDVAKKVPSKVKEGVSFVASKTKSLVDKVGDLWNKGKTKVKNDFIEADKAFRYAMKKLGEYVPKSGRDLAFATESAGKIPGRGKNLLKDAYQYVKETGEKVFGSGEKNGGKEASGAGKLGTGNIGDFSNIQGATIDDILSRIPKDAPKRDLSPQPGKVTEGFEYKWEAPDGSTMRVRVHGPDASAPAGSNAANGWIVRVQKGKKYFDPISGEFQPPGIVKPNSSHYNEGLANSTYIPIQPPKK from the coding sequence TTGGCAACTGAATTTTTCAATGTAAACGACAGTATCATTGCGGCAGACTGGACGCTTTTGAATGTTACTCCGATTGGAAGAATTGGAAAAGGAATTAAATATGTCGGGAAAAAGGCTGGAAAAGCACTTCTTGATGTAGCGAAGAAAGTACCAAGTAAAGTAAAAGAAGGCGTATCTTTCGTTGCATCTAAAACGAAAAGTCTCGTTGATAAAGTAGGAGACCTGTGGAATAAAGGGAAGACAAAGGTTAAAAATGATTTTATAGAAGCAGATAAGGCATTCCGTTATGCTATGAAAAAATTAGGAGAGTATGTGCCGAAATCTGGTAGAGACCTCGCCTTTGCTACAGAAAGTGCAGGCAAGATTCCTGGTCGAGGAAAGAACCTGCTGAAAGATGCTTATCAGTATGTGAAAGAGACTGGTGAGAAGGTTTTTGGTAGTGGTGAGAAGAACGGTGGTAAGGAAGCAAGCGGAGCTGGGAAGTTAGGAACTGGTAATATCGGGGATTTTAGTAATATACAGGGAGCGACCATTGATGATATTTTATCAAGAATTCCAAAGGATGCCCCAAAACGTGATCTAAGTCCACAACCAGGAAAAGTGACAGAAGGATTTGAATATAAATGGGAAGCTCCAGATGGTTCAACTATGAGAGTTAGAGTTCATGGTCCAGATGCCTCAGCACCGGCTGGAAGTAATGCTGCTAATGGTTGGATTGTAAGAGTGCAAAAAGGGAAAAAGTATTTTGATCCTATTTCAGGGGAGTTTCAACCACCAGGCATAGTTAAACCAAATAGTTCACATTATAATGAGGGATTAGCAAATAGTACTTATATTCCAATCCAGCCACCAAAAAAATAA
- a CDS encoding suppressor of fused domain protein, with amino-acid sequence MKSNAEAFIEGLEELFGEADAIKKINTKNGDTPIHVFFYRDLPEEGMMTSITYGLSEANHPNWKNGKPEIILTLETQDENWGLATAYFASQFKGEKNFSYGSLFTLDTPISHESEMVGFFVFAPSILSKEYSEIKTPNGSIHLVGMYPIYKEEIKLYQAIGLEEFWRMEGFDLYNVKRKKLV; translated from the coding sequence ATGAAGAGTAATGCCGAAGCTTTTATAGAAGGATTAGAAGAGTTGTTTGGAGAAGCAGATGCAATAAAAAAGATTAATACTAAAAATGGAGATACGCCAATTCATGTGTTTTTTTATCGTGATTTACCTGAAGAAGGTATGATGACATCTATTACTTATGGACTATCAGAAGCAAACCATCCAAATTGGAAAAACGGAAAACCAGAAATTATTCTAACACTAGAGACTCAAGATGAAAATTGGGGATTAGCAACAGCGTATTTTGCGTCACAATTTAAAGGAGAAAAAAATTTCTCTTACGGTTCACTGTTTACTTTAGATACTCCCATTTCACATGAATCTGAAATGGTTGGGTTCTTTGTTTTTGCTCCTTCAATTCTAAGTAAAGAATACTCAGAAATTAAAACACCAAATGGATCAATACATTTAGTTGGTATGTATCCAATCTATAAAGAAGAGATTAAATTGTATCAAGCGATTGGATTGGAGGAGTTTTGGCGTATGGAGGGTTTTGATTTATATAATGTAAAGAGAAAAAAATTAGTATAA
- a CDS encoding alpha/beta-type small acid-soluble spore protein, with amino-acid sequence MNIQRHDNSYNEILISGAASAIEQMKYEIARELGVTLGPETSARANGSVGGEITKRLVRMGEEQLMGQYRLH; translated from the coding sequence ATGAATATTCAAAGGCATGATAATAGCTATAATGAAATTCTAATTTCTGGTGCTGCAAGTGCAATCGAGCAGATGAAATATGAAATCGCTCGTGAATTAGGAGTTACACTGGGTCCAGAGACATCTGCACGTGCTAATGGTTCCGTAGGTGGGGAAATTACAAAGCGTCTTGTTCGAATGGGTGAAGAGCAATTAATGGGACAATATAGATTACATTAA
- a CDS encoding deaminase domain-containing protein: MLIKNVNGLNRKEFYAHSSINELSGVLEERVADIILKPNNPTFKASIAADKNGIEYPREADTDYKILNDIANRLGNNTEAKGKILTQIQLLHHVYWCTTSSYQTKTSCPKHFFPKFLFHLWKFFLY, encoded by the coding sequence ATGCTTATAAAGAATGTCAATGGGCTAAATAGGAAAGAATTTTATGCTCACAGTAGTATAAATGAATTAAGTGGTGTGTTAGAGGAAAGAGTGGCGGATATTATATTAAAGCCTAATAACCCAACTTTTAAAGCTTCAATAGCAGCAGATAAGAATGGAATTGAATACCCAAGAGAGGCTGATACTGACTATAAAATTCTAAATGATATAGCTAACAGACTTGGAAATAATACTGAGGCAAAAGGCAAAATATTGACTCAAATCCAACTTCTTCACCACGTCTACTGGTGCACCACCAGTAGTTATCAAACAAAAACTTCTTGCCCAAAACATTTCTTTCCAAAGTTTCTTTTTCACTTGTGGAAATTCTTTCTTTATTAA